From Bactrocera oleae isolate idBacOlea1 chromosome 4, idBacOlea1, whole genome shotgun sequence:
CTTAAATTTTGGTTACATTTCTTTCTTCATCATTAGAGGTGGAGGCACCTCTTTACAGCTGGATGTCATTTCTTTATGAACTATTGACTTTGAAGTTTTGTCATTTTCAAATGGGAAGGCTTCTGCCAAATTCGAAGTTTTGCTTTATAAAAACATGTGATAATTCGTAGAGAATATAAAAGAACGTACTTTGCAGAAAATAAAACCAAGTAaccattttattttacaatatactACTCGtaaaatgttttgttgtaaatattacaTCGAGTAATCTATATATCTACCGCATAGTAACCTTCTAAACGTTTGGCCTCTCGTATACCGGTTTCTACTGCACCATGTACTGTACCGAAATAGTAATCGTGTGTAGCTTCGCCAGCGAACTGTACTACCGGCTTAACGGCTAGAGCGCCTTTAAGTGGAGTGAGTATACGATAGGTTGGGGCCGGCCCTAATATAGTTATTGGTTGTGCCAGCTCTGCCGACGACGTGGACAACTCTTCTGTTTTGAGTGAGCGAAATGAAAATGAgccattaaaatttatattggtATCCCATGTGGTTCTAGCCAAATCTACAGCGTTATTTATTTTCCATTGTGGTAGAAAACGTCTCAGCAAGTATAAACAACCGTCAATCACATCAAAATCTGACATTGTTTCAACGAGTGGTATATTTGAGCCGACCAACCAACCGACTAGTGTGCATGGCTGCCTGGGTACTCTGTAGAAACCATAAATATCTTCCAACCATGCACGTTGACTGTCACGTATCTCCGCAACGTCTTCTTCCCGCCAAAGCATTGCCAAACCTGTCCAATGACTACTCCAAAATGGTGCGGGAAATTCTAGGTATATTTTCATAATGCTACCGTAACCAAGTCCTTCGATGGCATTTAGCTTCGATAGTGGCAATTCAGGAGTGAACATTTGTTGTACTTTTCTTTTCAATACACCCAACGAAACAGTCACTATAACATGATCGACGAGGAAAACAGCACTAGTATTTTCACAAGTTACCTCGACTTTGAAATCATGACGTTTCCATATGATCTCTTTCACTCGAATAccgaataaaattttatcttcGAGTATGCCCAAATCATTGCTAAGCTCATCTGCTCCCATTAGTGTGCGTAGAAAGTGCAAAAACCCTTCttcaaaatgcaataaataatcGCCATCGCAGGTTTTATAACTTTGAAAACCTCGACCGGACATTTCATCAAGTCCCGCTgatgtttccgatcgttcaattttcGCGAAATTCtcgaaaaattcttttgcaatTACTTCatcgatatttttatattcatcacggtataatattttaaaaaaattcttgaaaagaTATTCACCAAGAGTACCTTCAAATGTCGGTAATTCCTCGTCACGTCTGGCAAATATTTGTGCCAAtatagttttcaatttttttaccaCATCATGCGGCACGACCGAGCCATCAGACCGTATGCAATCAAAATTCGTATAGATATAACTTGAGGATCGCAGCATATTTTTACCATtgaccatttggaagacaataTTACCAGTTTCACCATGGCACCATTGTGCACCCATTTCTATAATATTGTGACCGAATTGTTTTGAATAAATCCGTCCACCGATCCGATTTTCCGCCTCAATTATGGTCACACACTTGAAACCCTTTCTCAACAACGACACAGCACACGCGATACCCGCCGCACCGGCTCCAATAATTAGAAACTTGGGTTCCGCTCCAACATTCTGTGATCCTTCCCTAAAACTAGTTGCATGCACGAAGGACTCACTACTGACGGACGTTAAACTACCATCTAAGGTGGAACCACTCTTCTGTGCCGGTAATAAACACATTTCAAATGCAAAGCCGAATAAAATAGAACACAAATTAGAATTTTTCAATTGccaatttataaatttgtctaagaaaatattgtaaacattTGTTATAATCACAACAAAACCTAAAATGTAGAATGtcatgtaaatttaaaatatatttgagcatGCAAAGAGAGGAATACTCTAAATTAGGCCTTTTTATGCCGAAACATTAGAATTAAGAGggttgttattgcagatgggcgtaatcagaccaccgccacgcccacaaaacgccattaaacgaaaacccaTAGTCTCATAACTAAGCACTGAATTGAGATACAAAACTGGGATTTGGAACGGGGATATCAGTAGTGAGAGGCACTTGTGGGACTTCCAAATCACTAAAGAAAACTCAACCAAACATGTTGAGAAGAAGTATTTTCGGCATTTCTTCATACATTGCAAAAAtcggtaaaatcagataataaccacactcccttcccatataacggttatgtttaaaattactaaaagtgcaataactcactgaataaaagagCTAGAAGCATTTGATTTCACAACCAGGATGGCAAGGAAGGGTTTTATGAGACCtgcaccaatttcaaccaaatttggtatgtgaggttaTCCAGTTATTAATAGAGTACACTATGGAAATGGGCAAAATCAGTTGacgaccacgcctacttcctatataacaagCTCTTAAAGTCCTgatgattctttcattttacaataTACAGATCAAACATCTATGAAGTTATACTCGTAAAAGTAAGAccttgcacaaatagtgtcaaGGTATTTAATATTACGCCCGAAAACTGTCGAAATCGCGCTATAACTAAAGAGAGAAATATATCACTTTATTTGTTGACCTTGTAAATGACTAGAGATTCATTCATTGATCGCCGAGTCAACCTTTCAAAGAGATTGCGCTAGGTGCACGCTAGCTTATCCAAAATATTTCGTAACTTATTTATTGAATATACTAATTTAAATATGttctttaatttatactgataaattaaaacaaaatagtaGTTGTAAGGTTGCCaccagtttaaaatttttaggtaaaatgaaaaattatgaaataaatacacatatgtacattaaataaaaaggtttAGCTTTTCtaactgaaaataaatttgaaagggttgccactttattaaaattaaaattctctaTACTGTATAAGATAAACAAATAGTATCAAAGTTATTAAGTTTAATAaggattacaataaaaatatctttcgaGGGGTTACCATATATCAaaaattacataataattacataaaaatatatcaaataaagaaaattttaacaatgTGAACAGAATTACGTGGACTTGTGTGgacgatatttttattttaaagcggtgttgccaactgtttgaaaatttgtaaacaatattgttattatattttcagcaaatatttgtattttattagtttCATAAAATGTACGCTAAATCTGTAGAACTTGTCTGAACAGAAGTTTGCAATgctgaaaaaaatgtgtttggaAATAAATTCAGCGCAATATTTCCCCAGTATAATATACACCAGAGCTACAtaattattacttattttaagTTTGCGCATTAAGattgtacaatattatattgCTAAGCATTAAAAAGTTACAGTAGTTTGCAAACATTACAATTTTCAGTATTTAAAATGAATATGGATTGTTTAACAATCAAGCTCAATattgtttcattaaaatttattacgtgATTTTTTATTAGTATACATATAAGAATATCAACCATTGTTTGAGTtgagttttgaattttgtactcgtacgtacgtaaatatatataagtattactatatttttgtaaatatagaaaaattgttgactgttacattattattttatttttataaactttttatttttactttttttaatatttttttaatttttattattattaaattttaatattttttaattttttttttaataatcgtATAAATTGCATGGCAAccattattatgaattttaataacCGAAtacgaaatgaaaaataataaaatcgatgAATAGGCAATAAGTACGAATCGCCCAGAAATCACAACAGGAAAGCCTGAGGGTATGCTAAGCGAAAGCAAGCGCTTCACAAAGCAATCTTAAACAATTCTAcaagttattttataatattcggAGCGTTGTAACGTTTAGTCCTACCACTATTTTTTACAAAGGTATAAAGAGATTTTTACTtcggaaaataaaaaagttaaaactttAGTTTTTATAGTTGACTGGAAATTATGCAAGTAGTGTCTTTAATAGATTACAATTCTTTATATATTAACGTGAGGATAGTAATGGAAATTTGtcgatttatatttttcaatgcgCATATTCGGGACTCTGAATGCCGCGACAGTGGCTAACGTGAGACAATTATTCAACACGTGCCACTATTAGCATCCAAAGTCCTAAAACTGTTATAACTGTGCTCTTGGCTCCTTTCTGCCATTTCGTGACATGCCGTAGAAATCTGCCAAGCGCTTCGCCTCGCGCCAACCCGCCTCCACAGCGCCATGCACGGTGGAGTAGTAATGATCACTCGTCGCTTCGCCGGCAAATTGTACGATCGGCTTATCACAACGTGTTTGTGGATAGAGTGGATTCGCATTCGACTCGCCGCCGTTACTTAGTGGCGGACTCGTGACAACCGTGAGCGGTTGAGCCAATTCGCGTGCGTTGGTGCCGATCTCTTCGGTGTTCATGGAACGAAATGAGTAAGAGCCACGGAAGTTGGCATTCGTATGCCAGGCTGAGGTTTTAAAGCTGCACGGGTTGGGTATATCCCATTGTAGGAATTTGCGGAAGAGATACATGCAACCGGCAAGCACTTCATCATCGGGTAATGTCTCCATGTGACGTCCATTGGCGCCAATAATCCAACCGCTTAAAATTTTCGGCTGATAGCTGACGCAGTAAAAGCCGAACACATCCTCTAGCCAAGCGCGGGAAGTACCGCGTATTTCGTTGATGTCTTCCTCGCGCCACAACATCGTAAAACCGGTCCAGTCGTCAGGCCAAAACTTCTCGGGGAATTCCACAAAGATCTTATTTACCGTGCCGAAAGCCAGTCCATCGATGGCACGTTGCTTCTCCACAGGCAATTTTGGTTCAAAAAGTGTTATTTGTTGTTCCTTGAGTACACCCAGCGATGCGGTGAATATCACGTGTTCAGCAATAATCTTCTCACCATCCTCACACTTCACATCCACACCGTAGTCATTGCGACGCCAGTGGATTTGTGTCACACGTTTTTCCAACAACACACGCTTCTCCAGTACGCCCAATTCATTGTCTAACTCCCGCGCTTTTGTTATCAATCGTAAGAATTCAATGAATCCCTTATCTTTCCAGTTTAGTAGTATATCACCCTCACACTCCCAATATTCCAAATATCCACGACCGGATACCTCATCTAACGTGTCCGAGGCCTCTACTGAGTTCTcgaatttttgataattttcaaaGAACTCTCTAGCTATCGCCATATCAATATCGGAATTTTCCGGCCTACGCAAAGCCTCAtagaatttatttgttaaatagcTACCCAACGAACCGTTACAGTTACGCAGTTCCATTTGACGCGTCACTAAACTATCGTTGACGATATCTTTTAGTCGTTGACTCACACTTTCAGGCACAACCTCTCGATTTGAGCGTATGCACTGGTAATTTTCATAGACGTCGCCCGTCGATTCGAGCAACTTATGTTTGTTAGCCAgctcaaaaataatattgtccTTTTCACCGTGACACCATTGGGCGCCCAAGTCTATGACATTCTCGCCAAACGGTATAGTATACACACGCCCGCCAATCCGGGGTTCAGCCTCTAGCAGTAGTACATTTTGAAAACCATAGTCGAGCAGTCGTACAGCACAGGAAATGCCAGAGACGCCTGCGCCTATGATAACAATCCTGGGACCCGTACTACTCGTCATTACCTAACTGTGAGGGAGTGTCCGCAATTAGAAGGTTGtgttaaaatatctaaaatgaaataaattatggaaaataattaattaacatttCTTTGTATAAAAATTCGTTATGGTTCAATATACctataactaaaaaatattaatttaaatttagtttaataattattttgtatttagttCTTGATTTTTCCGTGACACTATCCTTCCTCTTTCTTTCTCTTCTCCATTATGATTTTCAACCCAAATAGAGAGAGCTGCTTTGAATCAAATTCCAACATATTTTGGGTAATTTGAAAATAGCTATTATTTGAAGGAAAGCAAATGCTTAATACTACTTCATTATTGCTTTTACTCGTTATATTTAGTGAAGAGAAATGGAGTTATGGAAGGACTGCCAGTTGTTGGTTGCTGAGCTGAAAGTCCTTAGGTGAATAAAAATCTGGGTCCATTACTATTACGACGGAATTTTTATGGTATATTGAGTTATTTAATTCAGAGACTGGGGTCTCAATACGACTTTTGCAGCTATCTGTcttttgcttattattattgCGTTACGTCCTTGAGGTAACTCCTAATTCATGTAGTTACActgagaaattaaatttatgggTTTTACTATTGTTCACGAAATATTTCATAACTAAAATTAACCAAGTCGATCCAGCCGTCCTCTAATTTAAGCGATACTAATGAACAATTATTCATTGGTTTAGTACAAGTATTTATAGTATAGGTACCGAATTCCTTTCAGAAATTaaactaattataatttaattaatattcggCGGACTTCAAGAGGAAAATACTATCTGTTGCTCGCATAGCAAAAACAGTCGGCTTACTAACGTCGAATACAAATAAAGCTATAAAGCTCATGGAgcaaatttccatctgcgaatcgcaaaaaaatcgatccatttctgaagcggactattatttgaaatgaaaaatgggtcacttacgacaacgtcaaacGAAAACGATCGTGGTCGCATCGAGATGAGCTGGTGCAAATGGGAGTTAAGCCAAGATTAACGGTCAAGAAGTTTTTGCTATGTCTTTGATGAGATTGGTATGAAATCATCTTATATGAACTGCTCTCCTACGGTAAAACTCTTAATTCGCACCTGTAAGGCAAGAATGGGAATGGGCCATCTGAAGTAAGCAATCGCTCAAAAGTGGCCAAGTTTGGCCAATCGGTGAGGAAGTGTGTTTCATCAGGACCACGCAAGGACACTCACATGATTTTGCCGGTGAAAATTCGCCTAAAAAACAACTTTTGAAAATCGTCTGTCCAAGTTTTCGCCGATAGGGATAAGGGTTTCTCTGAGAGTGCTATTATGAAATTCGAAATTCCAATAAGTTATTAGACAAAACGTTGCATATTTACCCTAAACCTTCAattcaatgcaaaaataatgaatttctttttactagacctaatatttagatatttagGATTAAACAatgcatatactacatatatgctCAATTTAATGTTTACATTCTGAACACTTGACGAAGGCTCACACAAAGTGGCTAAATTATCGATgtgtattaacatttttttttatatgtatattcttcgttaatttaatcatttataaactaattatttgtattaatgAAACACTGCATATACCTGATACACTGAAAaatgtaaacatattttaagtttatacATAATATTAGAGCCAGTCTTAAATAACCACCATAACACCTTCTAAAGTAACTTTATACAACATTTATTGCTTTAAGTACCCAGAGCCGGCTTATATTAAGTGTCATTATTGTGCAAGGAAATCGCAAATTTTCATTCATTCGTTcgtaaatgcaaaaacaacacacatttatacaaacatacttgtacatacacatacttatgaCACCGACACTACACGCCCACTCATTATGCCGTCATCTGCAAACAAATAAGAACTGTGCATTTTTCCACTTATTGCTGACTTTTTTGTTTCGTTTCACTGAATGCTTAATTTTTCGCATTATGCACacaagtaacaaaaacaacaaacaacaacaacacaccaaGCTTTCTTGCATTCTTATGAAAAAAAGCACAGCTGAAGTTTTTCTCTGAATTTCTCAACAAAGCAGGGAACGGTGCActcatatatctacatatgcatgtacatatgtatatgtacggaAATGTTGATGtgtgaaaaattgtgaaaatgcaTGCCGAGCCCATTTTTTGCAACTCATAAAGAGCAAATACAAATGGTGTAATGCAAGGTAATGGGCAGACAGAGGTGCCAGTAACCACACGCAACATGCAACGTATCAAGtggtgtaaatatttacaacgcCCTGCAGGAATATCGCGTTgcttttttttacaacattcatgaatgaaaaaagtTAAGGGGTTAGGCCAATctaggattttcaaaaaatctaaaaatgttTTGGAGTTGAAGTAAAAAGAGCATTTCACCAATGTAATACGCTGTGGTGTGGAAGCGATATAATCTGTCAGCTTCAGCACCTAAATCTTTAAACGCCTTTTTCTCGAAATGTATTTTTCAACGACGACGATCGTACTCGGAGACTATCGCACGTATTCACTTAAAAGCTTAACTATAGCCTAATGATAATACTATCTGACTCTAGACTATTTTATATAGGGTTATGTGAAGTTGCTTGTCTACATAGATAAACtcgagacgattgacgccttgaaaaaaaatactcggcgctttatacatatataccatatagctgacaAAATATAGCGGTCTCAAATGCAAAAGTGGTCAAAAATTAATCCTCTCGGCTGGAATTCATTCGAGCCGCCCCGGCTGGCTTGCGCGATGGCCATaactttaaattatatgcgttttatttcttcttacaaaccacatgtctaaataGAACACATTTTAGTAAAGCATATTAATTAGTATAGTCCATTATTCCTACGTATTTAAATCTTTGGTGGTCTGAGAACATCCAGCAGGCAAAAATGTCTGAACACCTCATAAAATTCcagtatttattactttatgTCATTCTCCAAACTAGAAATTCTCACCAGCTTTTTTACATTCTAACTGTTCATTTGAGATTTTCTCTACAGGGCAAATTTATGAATGGAaatgaaatatacttgtatgtttatgCTTATTTCAACAACAGCCGCGAGAACGCCTGAGTATACGAATATGAAAAGTATGTTCTTTTGTCCAGAAAGGAATGTTGGTGATttaattgtacatatatatgttaagtTGCGAACTTTTAGAcatttgtaggtatgtataaatATCAGTCTTGTTTACAAACAAACTTGACATTAAATAAGTTGTCTGAtgacaaattttatttgaaggtatgtatatagaaaacataaataaataaataagtgataCTTAAATTCGGTCCGAACATTTGATACCGTCGCAGTTTGTAGCAGtgcaaaatatagaaatttcCATTTTTCGGACAAATTTTAAATAGCTTTCAAACGAAACTGAAGCAATTATAGGTATTTATTCATAAAATGCAACAAATTCATCAGGGGTTATAAAACTCGGTCCAGTAGTTTGTTATACACGGAGTAACTATGCCggctttgtttaatttatttttgtatttctaaaGAGTTTCAGAAATGACGTAATACCAGCACATTTAAGTGAGGTTAGTTTAAGTAGTCATGCGAATATTCTTGGAGCCAGAAAGACCATCACATTTCGACAAAACGCCTTGAGTCtgccacaaatttgttgaggcggctaatataaatttcaaacatttcGCCTGGTTCGTAGAAGGTATGACTACCGAGATGCTTGAACCTTAGTCTGCCGAAAGCTGGACTGTGGAAGTGTTGACAAGTTGCATCCTCTAATATGTTAAACCATGTCCGGTTAAAATTCTTATCATTGCAGAGGTATGAACCATTCTCAAAGCAAGTATTTCAGTAGACCTCATAATGACTGCCATTTCTGAGTTGATTGAGAGCTCCCGATAGAAGACACCCTCCACAACCTTCCCTTGAGCTTCGATctatccgtgaaaaagctcactgcgcCTCTTTTCCAGCTAAGGAGTGGGTTCTGCGACGCAGTGGTGCAGGTTCAACCATTAACACTGAGGTagtattttggaaatatttgtttCATGTGCCGATATATGTAGGTGTATGAGTCCtacatattattttagttattcaAAATTGTTAGAAGCTACTTTTAGTTGAGCGGATTACAGTCCCTGAATAAGTTACCTCAGTGTATAAAAAGAGAACGCTCATTGCATTTATGTTGAATTAACTGGAAATTCGAAGCAACAAATTGAATTCTTTGAAAAGCGAGAAATGTAAATAAGTAGACATATGGAACGCTGTAAACAAACAatgatttacatacataccatacagaCACAATTCAAAGGCGggaaaacattcgagaaaagaAATAATTTGGTTCTGAAAATccattttaagttttaatatttatttaagttcacaagattttagaaaattaatgttttttacaaatacatacataattacttGTATGTTATACTATGCAACACTGTCGAACATAATGGAATTAtataaggtgcgttccaaagtaaacaagactttaaaaaaaaaaacagaacaaatggttttatcgggaaaatcaattaattttattcaaaatagtcttcttctgctttaatacagctttttgcatggTCCAAaggcatgtcgaacgagtgttttatcTCGTTgaccggtatggccgccagtatgccggtggaagccttttgaatggcctccacgtctggataacgctttcctttcatcggcaaatgcatttttacgaaaaggtagaagtcgcacggtgaatacggggagtggttgattgttaaaatgtgaattTTGGTCAactaatcggccacaagcgtcgatcgatgagacggcgcattatcgtgcaacaaacgccaacttccatcttcgcgatattcgggccgaacacgtcgaatacggcgcaccaaacgctttaaAACTCCGAGGTAGAATAGCGCATTAACGTtgtggccgggtggaacaaatccTTTGTGggcaatacccttggaatcataaaacaaatcagcattgtcttcacttttgacttctccaggcgcgattttttgggtttcggctcatttctcatttatgtcctcacgaccccTTTGAAAACGTTCAAACCACTCGAGCACTCTGCTacggataggcaatcatcgccataaacttgtttcataaattgaaacgtttcggtaaaagttttaccaattttaaaacaatatgtaatgttggctctttgttcaaagctcattttcgcaccgatgacaaaaacatactgacacttaaaacgcaataacttcacttccaatagatgaaaagtcatgaaatttttactggaagtcgataaaggatagcagattctaccGCACTAGttgacatatagatggcgccactagagtttactttgttacttttttactgtttacttttaaacgcaccttgtattatataggtatagctgccatacaaactgaaatatcaaaattaaatttttgtacgaaaagcttctttatttgacaatatatcttcatgaaatataGCAAGAATTATGGTCCAAATCGAGGGAGGCTACAATAgttgaaaaacaagaaaaaacgttaacttcggttgcgctaaagctataataaccttcacaaaaacaaaggccccttacaagaacttgattccgaacgttcaatttgtatggcagctatatgatatggtgatctgatctgaccaatttctgtggagaataatttgttgccttaagcaataactcgtgcctaatttcgtgaagatacctcgtcaaataaaaaaatattccatgcaagcactttactccgatcgttcagttaatatggcagctatatgctatagtcatccgatccatacaatttcttcggagattagattaatgctttaaataataatacatgccgaatttcgtgaagatacctcgtcaaatg
This genomic window contains:
- the LOC106624399 gene encoding spermine oxidase, giving the protein MTFYILGFVVIITNVYNIFLDKFINWQLKNSNLCSILFGFAFEMCLLPAQKSGSTLDGSLTSVSSESFVHATSFREGSQNVGAEPKFLIIGAGAAGIACAVSLLRKGFKCVTIIEAENRIGGRIYSKQFGHNIIEMGAQWCHGETGNIVFQMVNGKNMLRSSSYIYTNFDCIRSDGSVVPHDVVKKLKTILAQIFARRDEELPTFEGTLGEYLFKNFFKILYRDEYKNIDEVIAKEFFENFAKIERSETSAGLDEMSGRGFQSYKTCDGDYLLHFEEGFLHFLRTLMGADELSNDLGILEDKILFGIRVKEIIWKRHDFKVEVTCENTSAVFLVDHVIVTVSLGVLKRKVQQMFTPELPLSKLNAIEGLGYGSIMKIYLEFPAPFWSSHWTGLAMLWREEDVAEIRDSQRAWLEDIYGFYRVPRQPCTLVGWLVGSNIPLVETMSDFDVIDGCLYLLRRFLPQWKINNAVDLARTTWDTNINFNGSFSFRSLKTEELSTSSAELAQPITILGPAPTYRILTPLKGALAVKPVVQFAGEATHDYYFGTVHGAVETGIREAKRLEGYYAVDI
- the LOC106624371 gene encoding spermine oxidase, coding for MTSSTGPRIVIIGAGVSGISCAVRLLDYGFQNVLLLEAEPRIGGRVYTIPFGENVIDLGAQWCHGEKDNIIFELANKHKLLESTGDVYENYQCIRSNREVVPESVSQRLKDIVNDSLVTRQMELRNCNGSLGSYLTNKFYEALRRPENSDIDMAIAREFFENYQKFENSVEASDTLDEVSGRGYLEYWECEGDILLNWKDKGFIEFLRLITKARELDNELGVLEKRVLLEKRVTQIHWRRNDYGVDVKCEDGEKIIAEHVIFTASLGVLKEQQITLFEPKLPVEKQRAIDGLAFGTVNKIFVEFPEKFWPDDWTGFTMLWREEDINEIRGTSRAWLEDVFGFYCVSYQPKILSGWIIGANGRHMETLPDDEVLAGCMYLFRKFLQWDIPNPCSFKTSAWHTNANFRGSYSFRSMNTEEIGTNARELAQPLTVVTSPPLSNGGESNANPLYPQTRCDKPIVQFAGEATSDHYYSTVHGAVEAGWREAKRLADFYGMSRNGRKEPRAQL